In Ignavibacteriales bacterium, the following are encoded in one genomic region:
- a CDS encoding DUF1801 domain-containing protein, which translates to MTKTIPAYNNSLAGEEKKIAKILRKEIDENLSSSESKIWHGHPVWFLDGNPIVGYSKLKDCVRLLFWSGQSFKSKGLKPEGSFKAAEARYTDSEQIDLKALKRWLNESKKIQWDYKNIVKRKGILERLQ; encoded by the coding sequence ATGACAAAAACGATCCCGGCATACAACAACTCCTTGGCAGGAGAAGAAAAGAAGATCGCTAAGATCTTAAGAAAAGAAATTGATGAAAATCTCTCCTCATCGGAAAGCAAAATATGGCACGGTCACCCGGTATGGTTTTTGGATGGCAACCCGATTGTTGGTTACAGCAAACTCAAAGACTGTGTTCGCCTGCTTTTCTGGAGTGGTCAATCATTCAAATCGAAAGGTCTTAAGCCTGAAGGCAGTTTCAAGGCCGCTGAAGCTCGGTATACGGATTCAGAACAGATAGACCTAAAGGCTTTGAAACGATGGCTTAATGAATCGAAGAAGATCCAGTGGGATTATAAAAATATTGTCAAAAGAAAAGGCATCCTTGAACGCCTTCAATAG
- a CDS encoding T9SS type A sorting domain-containing protein has protein sequence MKTIKNYIAIFAILFCAVSAYAQDGEYKWVHPTPQGNTLYDVKMWNANNWYAIGEGGLFMKTTNAGVNWQIKNNLCKRSDGYVSSTLYSMYFFDINTGYVCGEGGKLIKTTNGGNTWDTMTVLNSDEQWHDMYWLNSTTGFLCGGTNVKAARTTDGGVTWTQLGNPPSSINYYGIYAFDANSVICAATNGNVYKTTNAGVNWSTVITGASILLNVNFIDNNTGYLSGSFGTVMWTTNSGNSWTDINAGLPSSSYVDIDFKNISGTDYVFVTGDNTFVYRAVVGTNSWDSIRIRPLTQNVALPYYSTDVSFTGDTLLSVGVGGLINTRYGSNGAFSFTNYVKRASSYDLWAESSDGRVIVVGQTGGVDQVMYSTNGGSNWQAGNYSSVSGQTLLCISMVNSLTGYAAGTSGVVAKTTNGGANWNLTSPTGSGSEIDDIFFLNENTGWVVGWQGNNFKTTNGGSNWTPIAPDSVSGALTCSFVDANTGWIGGYQDLYRTTDGGLSATSFDAGLGTDDVYGIQFLNANTGFLSSQNGRMRRTTDGGISWDTIDVPIAANISRFNFIDRYNGMASGSFGNIFRTRDGGDTWEISNTSGTFSGILSIKMTATNRAFLCGSNNVVFKYIETVTGTPELTFSNTVTEGYFLEQNYPNPFNPSTTIRFGLPTQSLVSLKVYDVTGREVANLIDNEQMNAGVITKNFNAKGLASGIYFYSLITDNNVVSGKKMILIK, from the coding sequence ATGAAAACAATTAAGAATTATATAGCTATATTTGCAATTCTATTTTGTGCCGTGAGCGCATACGCGCAGGACGGAGAATATAAATGGGTACACCCCACCCCGCAGGGAAATACTCTTTACGATGTAAAAATGTGGAATGCAAATAACTGGTATGCTATTGGTGAAGGCGGGTTATTTATGAAGACGACCAATGCGGGAGTGAACTGGCAAATAAAAAATAACCTGTGCAAAAGAAGCGATGGATATGTGTCTTCTACTTTATACAGTATGTACTTTTTTGATATAAATACCGGCTATGTATGTGGGGAAGGAGGAAAGTTGATTAAAACAACCAATGGTGGTAATACATGGGATACTATGACCGTTTTGAATAGCGATGAGCAATGGCATGACATGTACTGGCTTAATTCGACCACCGGTTTTCTCTGCGGCGGAACAAATGTTAAAGCCGCCAGGACTACGGACGGAGGAGTAACCTGGACGCAATTGGGTAATCCGCCATCGAGTATAAATTACTATGGTATTTATGCGTTTGATGCCAATAGTGTTATTTGCGCTGCAACTAACGGTAACGTTTATAAGACGACTAACGCCGGTGTTAACTGGAGCACAGTTATTACCGGGGCGTCAATACTTTTGAACGTAAATTTTATCGATAATAACACCGGGTATTTAAGCGGTTCTTTTGGTACCGTTATGTGGACAACAAATTCTGGAAATTCATGGACTGATATTAATGCCGGGCTTCCATCCTCCAGCTATGTAGACATAGACTTTAAGAATATATCGGGAACAGATTATGTTTTTGTTACGGGAGACAATACATTTGTCTACCGGGCTGTAGTTGGTACTAACAGCTGGGATTCTATCAGGATCCGTCCCCTTACACAAAATGTTGCGCTACCTTATTATTCGACGGATGTATCATTTACAGGGGATACCCTTTTATCAGTCGGTGTAGGAGGTTTGATCAATACGCGATATGGTTCGAATGGTGCATTTTCATTTACTAATTATGTCAAAAGAGCTTCTTCATATGACCTTTGGGCGGAAAGCTCTGACGGCAGGGTCATTGTAGTTGGTCAAACCGGAGGTGTGGACCAGGTAATGTATTCGACAAACGGAGGTTCGAACTGGCAGGCAGGTAACTACTCGTCTGTAAGCGGTCAGACCCTCCTTTGTATTTCTATGGTGAATTCGTTAACAGGTTATGCAGCAGGTACATCAGGTGTTGTTGCTAAAACAACCAACGGAGGAGCAAATTGGAATTTAACCTCGCCGACAGGATCGGGCTCGGAGATCGACGACATTTTCTTCTTGAATGAAAATACCGGCTGGGTAGTCGGGTGGCAGGGAAATAATTTCAAAACAACCAATGGAGGTTCAAACTGGACTCCCATTGCACCAGATTCTGTGTCAGGAGCCTTGACCTGTTCTTTCGTTGACGCAAATACCGGCTGGATAGGAGGATATCAGGACTTATATAGAACGACAGACGGCGGACTCTCCGCAACATCGTTTGACGCGGGCCTTGGGACAGATGATGTTTACGGCATTCAGTTCCTTAATGCCAATACCGGGTTCCTGTCATCTCAAAACGGGAGAATGCGAAGAACTACTGACGGCGGCATATCGTGGGACACCATTGACGTCCCAATTGCAGCCAACATCAGCAGATTTAATTTTATTGACAGGTATAATGGAATGGCATCAGGCAGTTTTGGAAACATCTTTCGGACCAGGGATGGGGGTGATACATGGGAGATCAGCAATACGTCAGGAACATTTAGCGGTATTTTATCAATCAAGATGACAGCTACCAACCGGGCTTTTCTTTGCGGATCCAACAATGTTGTATTTAAATATATTGAAACAGTAACAGGTACACCTGAGTTAACGTTTTCAAATACTGTTACGGAAGGTTACTTCCTGGAACAGAACTACCCTAACCCGTTTAATCCTTCCACTACGATAAGATTTGGGTTACCAACCCAGTCATTAGTTTCGTTAAAGGTATATGATGTAACCGGCAGGGAAGTCGCAAATTTAATCGACAATGAGCAAATGAACGCCGGAGTAATAACTAAAAATTTCAACGCAAAAGGTCTGGCATCGGGGATATATTTTTACTCATTAATCACGGACAATAATGTTGTTTCAGGAAAAAAAATGATACTTATAAAATAG
- a CDS encoding NmrA/HSCARG family protein, translated as MPEKKIIAVVGATGAQGGGLARAILNDPNSEFSVRALTRNPDSDKAKALADMGAEVVKADVDDVESLKKAFDGAYGAFCVTFFWDHLSAEKEKEEAKNMAEAAKAAGIKHAIWSTFEDVRDYVPLDSDQMPTLMEKYKVPHFDGKAEADHYFTDLGVPTTFLLTSFYWDNYIYFGLGPQKGPDGTLGITFPLGDKKMPGIWAEDIGKAAYGIFKDPSYIGKTVGVAGEHLSGQDMADTFGKVMGVEVKYNEVPADVYRSFDFPGADEMGNMFQFKRDFDEEYKAHRNLDETRKLNPELKTFEQWLTEHKDSIPMPE; from the coding sequence ATGCCTGAGAAAAAAATTATTGCTGTCGTAGGTGCTACAGGTGCACAAGGAGGAGGATTGGCAAGAGCTATCCTTAACGACCCGAATAGCGAATTTTCCGTTAGAGCTCTTACTCGAAACCCCGATTCCGATAAAGCAAAAGCGCTCGCTGATATGGGAGCTGAAGTAGTAAAAGCCGATGTAGATGATGTTGAAAGCCTTAAAAAAGCTTTCGATGGTGCTTATGGAGCATTCTGCGTAACCTTCTTCTGGGATCACCTATCTGCGGAAAAGGAAAAAGAAGAAGCAAAGAATATGGCTGAAGCCGCTAAAGCCGCCGGCATTAAGCATGCTATATGGTCCACGTTCGAGGATGTTCGTGATTATGTTCCTCTCGATAGTGATCAGATGCCTACCCTTATGGAAAAATACAAAGTACCGCACTTCGACGGAAAAGCCGAAGCCGATCATTACTTTACCGACCTGGGCGTGCCGACTACTTTCCTTTTAACTTCATTCTACTGGGATAATTATATTTACTTCGGACTCGGACCGCAAAAAGGTCCCGACGGAACACTCGGCATTACCTTCCCGCTCGGTGACAAAAAAATGCCGGGTATATGGGCTGAGGATATCGGTAAAGCAGCTTATGGCATTTTCAAAGATCCCTCATACATCGGTAAAACCGTCGGTGTAGCAGGTGAACATTTATCCGGACAGGATATGGCGGACACATTCGGCAAAGTGATGGGAGTCGAAGTCAAATATAATGAGGTGCCTGCTGACGTGTATCGTAGTTTCGACTTTCCCGGTGCGGACGAAATGGGCAATATGTTCCAGTTCAAACGCGACTTTGACGAGGAATATAAAGCACACAGGAATCTTGATGAGACGAGGAAATTAAACCCCGAACTAAAAACATTCGAACAATGGCTCACAGAGCATAAGGATAGCATTCCTATGCCGGAATAA
- a CDS encoding ATP-binding cassette domain-containing protein, with translation MKPENILEIKDLTVDFPITGGIFSRKVADVKAVENVSLEVKKGETMGLVGESGCGKSTLGKAVINILRFGSPDVFTSGEIWLRTGDGEINLLSLKPKEMRKYRGDVQMIFQDPYSSLNARLTVGQIIEEPLIYHTKMSKAERKERVAWLLEKVGLQAEQAKRYPHEFSGGQRQRIGVARSLATNPKLIIADEPVSALDVSIQAQVINLLMDLQEEFDLSLMFIAHDLSVVEHISSRITVMYLGKIVEVGPGKRVYHNPIHPYSRALLSAVPLPNPKFRDKKRIILKGDVPSPLNKPSGCVFRTRCPIAKPECATFDPKLETKEPDHTAACPYVSATTDEMTEKYDILKG, from the coding sequence ATGAAGCCTGAAAATATACTGGAGATAAAAGACCTTACTGTTGATTTTCCCATAACCGGGGGGATATTCTCTAGAAAAGTTGCTGATGTAAAAGCGGTCGAAAATGTTTCGCTGGAAGTCAAAAAAGGCGAGACCATGGGACTCGTCGGTGAATCAGGCTGTGGCAAATCTACTCTCGGAAAAGCCGTCATCAACATTCTACGTTTCGGATCTCCGGATGTATTCACAAGCGGAGAGATCTGGCTCAGGACAGGGGATGGCGAAATTAACCTGCTTTCTTTAAAGCCCAAAGAAATGAGGAAGTATCGCGGCGATGTACAGATGATCTTCCAGGACCCGTATTCGTCGCTCAATGCGCGTCTTACCGTCGGACAGATCATTGAGGAGCCTCTTATTTATCATACAAAGATGTCAAAGGCTGAAAGAAAAGAAAGGGTCGCATGGCTTCTCGAAAAGGTTGGACTTCAGGCAGAGCAGGCAAAAAGATATCCGCATGAATTTTCCGGCGGACAAAGACAAAGGATTGGTGTTGCAAGGTCTCTCGCTACAAATCCAAAACTTATCATTGCAGATGAGCCGGTTTCGGCGCTCGATGTTTCTATCCAGGCGCAGGTTATCAACTTGCTTATGGATCTGCAGGAAGAGTTCGACCTGAGTTTAATGTTCATTGCTCACGATCTATCGGTAGTTGAGCATATCAGCTCGCGTATAACCGTGATGTATCTCGGCAAAATAGTTGAGGTTGGTCCGGGTAAAAGAGTGTATCATAACCCGATTCATCCCTATAGCCGCGCTTTACTCTCGGCGGTTCCGCTTCCAAACCCAAAGTTCCGCGACAAAAAGCGCATCATCCTCAAAGGTGATGTACCCTCGCCATTAAATAAACCTTCCGGATGCGTCTTTCGTACTAGATGCCCTATCGCTAAACCGGAATGCGCAACGTTCGACCCAAAGCTCGAAACAAAAGAGCCCGATCATACAGCCGCATGCCCTTATGTTAGCGCTACGACTGACGAGATGACTGAAAAATATGATATTTTAAAGGGATAG
- a CDS encoding acyl carrier protein produces MTITEIESKVMEIVSKEMGLDPSEVNDDTNTSAHTDNLVMKYEEEFDVIIPEDDQNFQTIGEAVTCIDSLMNG; encoded by the coding sequence TTGACAATTACAGAAATAGAATCAAAGGTGATGGAAATCGTATCCAAAGAGATGGGTCTAGATCCATCTGAAGTAAACGATGATACGAATACCAGCGCTCACACAGATAATCTTGTTATGAAGTACGAAGAGGAATTTGATGTTATAATTCCAGAAGATGATCAGAATTTCCAAACTATTGGCGAAGCGGTTACCTGTATAGACAGCCTTATGAACGGGTAA